In the genome of Aedes aegypti strain LVP_AGWG chromosome 2, AaegL5.0 Primary Assembly, whole genome shotgun sequence, the window TTTAGGTAACATCCATTTAagaggttggtggtctaataactgccacttttgcttcataagcTTAAGGTTATGGGTTCGATCCCAGACCCGTCCATATCCGCGTATTTTGTATAGTTGTGTCTATCAcatgcttctatcttccatccacggtgccccgacagaccgtcattacgtaaaaaaatgtccatcaaatctgagcacagggatCGATTCCTGCGCTCATTCTGCACATCTGGGCCAattttttagaaaaagctaagTCAGTTGTGAacatttctaattataacaacagCAACAATTtgatactagttgagaacagtttatccaactttttgagcatttttgtaggttttgtcagcgctattgcaaaattttaatatgcattatattgaaattttaagtcttcttcttcctggccttacgtcccaactgggtcagagcctgcttctcagcttagtgttcgtatgagcactttcacagttattaactgagagctttctttgccaattgaccatttttgcatttgtgtatcgtgtggcaggtacgaagatactctatgcccagggaatcgagaaaatttcctttacgaaaagatcctcgaccggtgggattcgaacccacgaccctcagcatggtcatgctcaatagctgcgcgttttccgctacggctatctgagccccttttaaattttaagtcaaaaacttcaaatcaagattccCCTAGGAGgaatagggattttttttaaattggtccagaggtgcagaatgacctcaggaatcgatccctgtgctcagatttggtggacattttttttacataataacggtctgtcggggcaccgtgccaTCCTTAATCTATCATacttaaccctttctttcccacagtTTTGTACGACGATTTAACTGTCAAAATGGCGATTCTAAAAAAGTGCCtaaactaaagtttttgcaaataagctaaaatattcaaaatcattatgaaaaaattgaatgtttttcaatagttagttgattgtttttTAAAAGTTAGAGCATTAGGTCATTATTGAGCTAATCGTACCACTTCGGTTTAGCTAGCGTTCGTCTAAAATCGGTGGATCACCTGTTCTACCGCTAGAACCAGGAACGGACAAGAAACCTTTTCCCTTAAGCCACCATTCTTCCAACATTacagcacgcctttccttacgcctgatgcataggcagtctgctactCATAAATTTTCCTTACCTCCAATACCCATACCCTTCCGCATGatctggcgtagatgcaggagTATATCCGGCCTACCGTGGGCCAGTTTcaatgcaacatcaattccttcccttcccctcattggtcggcattctgacgtggcaggcgccagtgttgcctaaaaatagaagatcaccagcacttaggtataccaaagacgaaataaaaacctccatgttccttgcagttgctcaacattttatttcacataagttactgccgtgaatcgcaagtcagtcccatctgtatttTCGTCAAAactgagttgagttcagttttcaacatatccctttcgggacggaccatatttgagtgattatttcaaaatttaccttataaactcatcatctcgtagaacaaaatattctttattttgaCTATTCTATCAATCCTATAGGGTCTatagggtcaaattcagaccagcacaattgtgctggtccgtccccaaggcggtcgatgttcgaaaaaaaaaaaatgtttttatttctttaaaaaattgttccagCCATGCCTTTTAAAAAAATGGACTCGTAATTTTTATTgcgtcattagggtgctctcTCATGGGATAGGGTGACCAAAAAagtcagaaatattttttttaatgtacaataaaataaaaaaaaaaaaataatgtactttaatttatatgattttttttaataaatgggtcgaaaacaatgtacgaggcataaaaatacttcatattctctctaagattcatAGCATTAGGTGACTATGATGTTTATCGATATAATTCATgaactagtctacgtcataGAAAAATGGGTTAACATACATGTATACATATCCTCAAATATTATATaagatattttttctcaaaaataatttatggaataaaaattaaaattgaaaataataataaaccttcgaatcgtttagtggaatacctataaataatacctatgtgcccgacagcttggacgttAATAAACAAGAATGACACACttttaagtgcaaataattaccatgcgttggtagcaaagctcaaagctttgagccagccctcctccagtagagaagctaggtagaatacaggacgcttggatacttactgactttaaaaatggcttgctcaattttcaccacccaataaaatttaaatcttgtcgctcccttgcgacgcctatctgCCTATTCATTTCTATCATTTACGAAAATCATCTAAGATCATCATCTCAAAGATAAAGGGAGTCTCTTTATCTTTTAGTcacatgaccgatatagccttaacaaaatagaatataaaacaatcacggtcgataccatcgaatttcttcttcttctttctgaagtTACGGACGTTacagaagcctgcttctcaacttctcatgagcacttccacagttattaactgacagctctctttgtcaatcgaccaattttgcatgtgtatatcgtgtgacaggtacgatcgtactctacgctcagggacgtcgagaaaatttcctttacgagaagatcctcgaccggctggactctaacctacgaccctcagcatcgTTTTGCTGAGTATCTGCACGTTTACCGTTATGGCTATCTGCcccccaatatcaaatttactttattttatttttacattgagtattttgcttaaaattgaatttatgtcattataatatttgttttttagTAGTTAGTAGGACTTAAAGATCTTAGACGGATAGCTTACATATTACAGGGAATTTAAAAACCCGTTCAAAAACGGATTGCCAAAATCAGGTAATTTACCATATTAAAGCATGAATTTGTCTTTTTAAATTGTTACATATATTccagctatttgaaaaattacatagaacaataaaaaaatcgaatgtatttaaatatttggaaactatcagatttgaaaaaagtgacacaGACAATGCTTCTTATAAGACAACCCATaggacagctgcgatcagcaggCTTTTTAGTTAGCCATGCGTTTTTAAAGTTTCGCAATCGGTACCGttagattacaaaggaaaatgtaaagctctgaccatactcgtaagttttgttttccctttcgtTTCGGTTGAATGggcacttttagctgtcaaccctaccgtggaaagtttcctggaaagcattatgtacgGTTATGTCCTTTGAATCGACACGACGAATCAACGGcagcatgcaacgccaaatggcacaGTCGTGATTCATTCATGACGAAAAAAACActgcagcgggaattgaacctacACTTCTTCGATTGATACAGCTAGttactttgcaacactataAGCACGGCAATGAAGTccagattttaattttaaatatggtcgccgttaagtcagaggggaccaagtacaaaacttgagaaaattggattattctctcattagatgcaaaattactttacctccgttacactttgatcagatttgaagaatgctgtaaactgcgagagatatgtaacaaatttactctggataatcaataaaaatcaataaaagtgtgcagtcagagaggaccaagtgcttattatcataacagcgaaaatgatcagcgcgcttaggaatgcgaggaaatgaaagacatttcaggagatttgtcagatttttttacatcgaatcattcttctacttatccatcaatagaaatttataaatattacatgattcgatgcatttgattttgatttttgaccatttaccatattcggatgggtggtcagaaattgcaacaaattctgtgcagacagagcggaccaagtgttgaaaagcaaaaaaatgattgattactgcattttttgagtcaatttcagagtccgatagaagtttacggtagttatatggtgtatgtatggcatgtcctacgatacgcttattggaccagcatattttggtcggtactcaagattttcacttggtccactctgactgaacgcatatttgaatatttctgatctTTAACgctctgaccctgcaaaaccttaattttcaagctatcgtaatgccactgattttggtatttactATATGGGTTATTTAAggatttacgatactggtgtcgaagggccttgataatctgtttatcttagagatatgcacccaatttgaccatgcaagcattaaatgattgttatttttcaagaaattgttctgtcagagtgaaccagctcactgaacggtggtctttggttcagtcagagtggaccaagtacacatagtccatcaaaacaatcgttctattagaggtttggattatgatttttcatgattatcacttcacattatatcgtttgaaagtaacataaagacgtgtaaaaatattgaaccgaaatttaaatgagttcaaaaattacagagctttagactttaaacccatttttctcaaaatatcaaaaatgtcacttggtccactctgacttaacgccgaccatatatcagtctcaaaattcaagatttggacaatatatttttttaagaaaatatatcagtctcaaaattcaagatagTAGTAAGCAAATAGTAAGCAAATGTTTTCAGCTCCAGTTGTCCaacttcataaatattatagcagatattgaaccagcatgcattgtagaacaccaaaatggattatcgcTTCAACATGATACTGACAGATTATCAAAGTTCAttcaaaataccgttttgattcatattacgggcacttaaggcctcagggaATTATAacacagcatagagcatacaaaataaatcattctgtatgatttctcagcgttattgagcgtcggaaacccttaactttcgaatggtggataAAAAAtgcgcttccgcaacttgaatatttttaaataaatcgtaATGTATGGCCTTTTCatgcttcttattccggacgcttcctcattttgtctcatattccggacactttgattcgatttccggacagctcatgaaaatcattaatagaaaagtcaaatcatcaagtGAAATAGTTGAACCACTAAAGAGATGTCTAAGGCAGTTGGTCATTATAAATTTGgatagatatttatggaaaatgcttatcaaaacgagcctcgaaagtgtaAACTTTTgtacggcaaaaattgaaacatttcgcgtgaaatgtttcctatacaaagtagagtatccattgtttttaagtctaTCTAAATCGTTTCTATGCCCACTATTACGCTTTTTCCCAAGCCCCtagtacatgcactgtcacactttcgtgcACCCCACTGCCCTAAATAGTTGACGTAATTTTTTATCGTTCCCCAAAAATTTTACAGTTTCTTAAACTTTCTGTTTCTTAGGAAATTTAAGACAATAAATGTCATTCCCAATCTAATTCTAAtatgaacttataaatgcgTTAGCCAGCGTTCTTCCTGATTCAATATCACTTCTGTAAGCTGACGTAAAACGCATTCGCCGAGCTGGGAGTAGTGATCTTCAAGGCAGACCATCTTCAGCATCGCATCAGTCTGAACACGACAGCCAGTCACTGTACATGAAGGTCAGCCAAGAGTCAGTGGCGGGATGGCCAAGTGTCTTCAGTGGTATTCGGATCATTTATAAAACCTGGATCCGCATTCTATGGAACAACTTCAAAACtgacaaaacgcaaattttgtCATTATGTATCCATTATGTATGTcagaattgaaatttgtacaaaTTACCGATGATAAgtttaaattaatatttttttttttcacatatttaCAATTCTGTATGCGTGGACCTCGGCATCGAACTTGATTATATTCAATAAAAGAAGCGTCCAGTTAAACCTACTATACAACTCTCTTTATTTTAAATGCAAATGATGGTTGAAAATTTTACCTATAACTGCGTTTATAATTATCATGGCCCAACATTAAAATTTACTGCAcactgcacattggtcccaaagccatatctaggaagacaaaaatgattgcgcctaaaccgtcaattttagatgtatggtgtcttcagcaaagtttctccatatttttcagacatttttttcagagatgtgaaattagggtggcccacatggtttacgagatcagcacataaacttttttgctgacgcatttaggattacacaatgttctacaatgttttagaacaacagatttggagcaactttgccgaagaactcaAATtactatctcttatggttcgcgagttatgatttttttaaaacaaaaaagttatggtggtactgaaaaatcagttttttcttgataactttttataggATAATTTCTCGTTGCCGAAgcaactactgttctatctcttatggttacgaagttatcagaaattttcttcgaaaaaattgttgctttcaaatgccgatatctccgaaaggcgcaaacggattttcaatcttttgtcgccattagaaagattatttctttctctgtttatggtgaaaaaactgtgaggacgttttttgtttgaaaagattgacaaaattttgaaaatgatatgtttttcaaccaaaaattgtccataacttgaaaaatattcgagatagctctttggtgccttcagcaaaaatgtgcaaaattgaaagttctgaaagtgcttcatacaaagtattcataaaaaatcattgctttgagatatattcaccataaaccgaattttatatggtaaagaaagctaaaaaaagagatatttgctggaacaaccggaataactgtatgtaaagtcatttaaaattgaaaatatatgtaatgaaataagatcgatcacagtaagcgaaatgtttggagttagggaaagttagttgctgaagcagttttaacagtgatccatggaacattaatccataaacggtgtcttgttatttcacgcgacataatgtttgtccagctaacctatgccgtggttggttataaatggcttactaagcagaaggtcatgcgttcAATACCGGTTCCGTTTTTTTATATTATCAACCCCAAATGATAAGaaaacgtatactttgaagaattccttcaaattattaaaaccttacttcccgtgatatcctcccatagaaatatagaagtatctgtaattattctatctgggcatccaacttatccctttcaattcaatcaaatccaataaatctgccacaacgaattagtcagggcagcattcgcctgttgaagaatgcgTGAATCTTGAACAAGAGACAGATATAAATACCAAATATCTGTCTAAGGTCACAAACCAGAAGGTGGGCCTTGATCActtgaaaactgcttcagcaaataatttttcttttttcaactccttagattccgcttactatgatcgatatcaatacatgtgtattcaattATAAATGAcgtacatacagttatttcgattgttctagcaaatatctcttttttcgctttctttaccatataaaattcggtttatggtgaatatatgtgtaagcgttgattttttatgaataccttgtatgaagcactatcagaactttcaattttgcacatttttgctgaaggcaccagagagctatctcgaatatttttcaagttatagacaattttcggttaaaaacatattattttcaaaattttgtcaatcttttcaaacaaaaaacgtcctcacagttttttcaccataaacagagaaagaaataatctttctaataacgacaaaagattgaaaatccgtttgcgcctttcggagatatcggcatttgaaaacaaccattttttcgacggaaatttctgataacttcgtaaccataagagatagaatagTAAAAAGTTGCGcattcaaaagttctaaaagtgctcggaacaaagtttttgcgagaaattatcgtgtaaaaagttatcaagaaaaatttgatttttcagtaccaccctaacttttttgtttaaaaaaaatcataactcgcgaaccataagagatagaaatttgggttcttcggcaaagttgctccaaatcggttgttctaaaacattgtagaacattgtgtagtcctaaatgcgtcagaaaaaaagtttatgtgctgatctcgtaaaccatgtgggccaccctaatttcacatctctgaaaacaatgtctgaaaaatatggagaaactttgccgaagacaccatacatctaaaattgacggtttaggcgcaatcatttttgtcttcctagatatggctttgggaccaatgtgcactgGAGTTATTTTTATCTTGCAtcaacaataattgaaaaaacattttttattcgtCATCAACATTTTGACTGCTTCAGTCTTGCCTTGCCACCATGGTAAAAACAACGACCAAAGGTGTTCGAAATAAATGCTTTAGGAAGTCTGGGCAAATAAAGTGGTTGTGTACATTTAATTTAAACCATCAACATCGCATTTTTTTACCACAATGCTGTTTTCAGtgtagtcacgaggacatgcacgcccaatgctaaaatcggtgtgtttggccgacgggccaacagatggcggtagtgcgtatacgtcaaacacgaacaaaaacgatgcgagcgctgcgggtggcggattggccacctaccatatttttgaaaggACCGTTGAAAAGGTAGTCCaaggacaatgatgagagtgtgacgtctgtttgtctttgTTAATacgatttgttcggaaaatttaggaaaaaaaacagcaagtcaaattgtcccataattaAAAGTAACTGCATATAATATAAAACTACCGGTTGTACTAGTTTTCCCTGAATgttgtttccccgaacgccagttccccgaatattccgtttccccgaaaagtttttggaactcataattgtcatatctTTATGCATTTCAGGGTGGTAAACGTACTGGTcctctgatatgcacccttctttttttgattggcggttcttacgagttttaccgtGCTCAGCATTTTAAGCAACacgtgtatagccgagaattaCCAAATACCCCCTGCTTATAATTGCTTCTCCTTCTTTCTAATTCATTATCCTAccactgaaaactattatagCGCCTATTTAAACTGCTCCACTTTTCGGGCAAGTACAgccaccccacagttatggatcaactaaggttCATTTGTcataataaaatatgattacaaatcatggtgacgttgtacaaaacaaaactaCCTCCCTGGCAATGCAGAATATAGTTATTTTCGAGAACACGCATCACAATTTAgcgattatttacgaaaaagtgtcgattttgatagaaatttcaaccgTTGCCTAtcccagagtctatgaatggagtcCAATTtgttatgctcactagcaccacctagcggtAAATTTCCCAACTTTGCGGAAGATTGCTTATTTGCAAAACACGATTCTAGtcaaaataatataattatGTAAAAAATCTTGATATTTAGTAAGAAAGTGGTAGGAAACAGTTAAACACCTTTACGTTTTTGCTCCTTCGCACCAGCATCAATGGTACATTCCTATTATAGTGAGTCCTATGGAAAATCAATGTAAACTTGGAACAGaagttagcaaataccactattactggaacatgttccaaaaTAGAAGTAACGCTTTCTCAAAAGTTCAAtaattttatcattctaagattatttttacGTGAAATGCAATAGAAAAGCTTTCGAATAACGTCTTCAGATGCAAAAAAACGAGCTTCCGTTAgtttttggcgattttttattagtagatgaaaaaatcgaatttagtactataccatttaattccactagagtttgtatcctacAGATACgcttatttcgacctcaactgtaaggccgtcttcagtgtcgtgtactagactcgacttactcCTTTTATTCTTCAACCCGTTACTGCAACCTCTTTCACTGGCACAGGCGCTTTATCTGTCACAAGATAAGCAATAAAGAAGGAATTAAAAGGTGAAAAATACTCAAACCTccttttctttttcttcatcAGAGATACCGCATAGCAGGTTTGTAAATTCGTGAAAAAATACTGTTACGACACAACCAAGATCAGCAGATGCAGGAATAGAGGAGTGAGAAAGAGAGAATCTTAATAGAATAGTTGGAGTACTAACTCAAAAAATTAAACTTATCTTGAGAGCTTTACAGAGCTACTCAAAGTCATGcgaattttttattaaaattttgtgttTCACTCTTCAACACCCTTGAAGATCTAGTAAAATGGTAAGCTGTGGCCCACTACAAAGATCGAAATCCACCAAAATACAGCTACACCTAGGACTCATCCATCTCCTGCTTGATCGTAACAAATTCTATTTGTGATGACTGAGCCTCTTTATCCAATGACTCAACATTACTGGTTCCTTCATCCCCGGCACTAGTCGGTTCATTCCAGTAGTGCATCCGTTGAATGTGGTTATTGAGATAGTGCTGATCTTTGAACCTGGCACCGCATATCTCACATGGAAAATTCCTATCCTGCACGTGCTTGGTCAAATGCCGCGTCAGTTGTACCTTCAGGTGGAACTTGTCCTCGCAATGGGGACACTGGAGCTGCGGATCGGTGTGACTCTTCTTCCGGTGATACCGGGCTTGCACCTTTCCGGCAAAACTTTCCCCGCAAATTTCGCACTGGACTTCCAGGTGGCATTCGGTGAAGTGAGCGTTAAGTCTCCAGTTGGCGTAGAACACCCTGGTGCAGTGGGAACACTTCAGTGCGGTTTTGGAAGTGTTCGAGGTGGCCGGACCGTGCCTTTCATCGATGTGAGATTGTAATCGCCACCGGTTGGAGTAGGTTTTGTCGCAGTGGGGACATCTGGGTTCGGTTTTAGCGGATTTTGGAGGATGTGGCGAATTCGATTGCATTGGATTGATGGATTGGATTAGTTTGTCGGTTGACGGCTGATAACTCTCATCTAGGAGAGGTTGTTCAGTCGTCGGTTCTCCAGTTATCAAAGCGATGTGATCCTTCTGCAAACCGTGTTTGAAGGCAAGTTCAGGATCTTGTAAGTAACAATCTTTGAAAGTGCTATGAACTTTCACCCATGCGTTCTCAATCTTGTGAAAGTTGGACGAGTGACTAATGAGATTGTCCAACTTGTTATACCTGTGGCCACATGTTTGGCAACTAAATTTACGATCGTTCAGATGCTTTGTGAGATGGACGATGTAAAACGTCTTGCTTTGGAGCTTCTTCGGACAGTGGACACATTCGAACAATTTTTGTGCGTGAATTTTCGTCTGCAATGGTTGAAAAACAAACAGTTGGGTTACAATCATTgagaaattttgccactaacAAACCTTATGATCACGAGCTTCGGTCGTGCCATGTGAAGTTATTCCACAAACGTCGCAAACGATTGGCTCATGGCAACATTCTATGTGTCCAGTTACGatttttgtgttcttgaaatCTTTATCACAGTAGGGACACACGGTGCcgattggtttaagtacaactGGTTTTGAAGTTTTCAGATCATCGGGGGGTTTAATGGATATTGACCCTACCGTCGAACATGGTTTTCCATCTGTTATGTCTTGAAGATTCGAGTTACACGTGATCTGCAAACGCAAGTTGTAATTAGAGGATTATAGAAGATTACACTGAGGAATTTTACATGACTGACATTTTTACGAACCTTGTGATCACTCGCTGAAACCGGTTCGCCATCTGACTCCGATTCCGTATCTTCTTCCTTGATTTGCTCTTTTAAAATCGCTCCGTTCTCGACTTTAAACTCATCCATGGCAGTGTTGTCACCTTGCTCACGTGCTTTTAGTGCCGCAAACAGTTTCTGGAAATGAGCATACGGATAGTGGTACCGTCTGTAGTGCTGAGCGAGATACCGCAGATCCTTGCACTGTTTCTCGCAAATGTCACACGGATAGCTGTCCGCTTTGAGGTGGGCTTGCAGATGCGGCTGATAGGTACTCTTCAAGTGGAACGTTTTCGGACAGTGTGGGCAGACGAACTTTGGTGTCCGGTGAGTTTTGGACTGTGGGAAAAGGTTTTGGGAACACTCGAAGCTAGAAGTCTGCTAGACAATATAAAACAAGTTTTACCTTATGATACGACATTCGACTCCTTCCTTCGAAGACGAGATCACATTGATCACATTTTGTTGGCGTGTGACAATCTTTGACGTGCACGGCCAGCGCAGCTGCACGATGTAGTTCCTTTGCACAGTGCGGACATTTCGTATCAGTAATCGCTTTTGATGGCAATTCAGCCATTGTTTTTTCTTCCACCTCCATATTATCACCTTCGGGTTCTTCCTCGGGGTTTTTTGGTGATTCTTCATTGCTTCCACTGCAATCATCAAATCTATCAACGTGCATTGGAAGATCTAGGCTAATAAACTCTTGCTTCACTAGTAAATCCGGTACGTCCGTTGTCCGTCGACTCTTACATTGATTCAAAGCATGATCAGTTTGTAGCTTTTTCGATCGAAAATGATCCCCGCATTCGGAGCATTTGAGATAAAATCCATCATGATCTTCCTGTAATAGTAGCAGCATTTTataataaagcctgtccactTCTTCAAGTCCACACATGGAGTCTCTGGTCAAAATTCCAGCTTATTTAATTAAGATTAAGAGATGCAAGCCTATAAATAggtggggattgctcatcaaaccttccggtccgcctcatagttacgtactatttggtgctgggtgtagttcttgtttttccagctgtattgaaaagcatgagccatagtctttggcatacaatcggatctatctttagcagaaaagaaccgaaatgtctatcgacgaccggtgattgctagcagatatagtggagagcttgtcttgaaacgttcatcgcttcaagctagttgaaaaactgaatacactgattgcctgtcgatcagagccgaactaggcatagatcgtatacatacatctgaatctacatgtctccgatgtattacatcgttccaggtgggagttatctgatatgtgaatatggtaccataacagaattttccatctg includes:
- the LOC5578221 gene encoding zinc finger protein 91 isoform X4 produces the protein MYCTFCKEGAAQLTPHHLCSSCVVHLEDCSHSNQVGQQTTGMVIIPKKEPIEEAECDACSGRFPEDDLPEHRAKCSTRLVFRCGLCSASYLSMEALWNHLDSHEEANGSKDSYCSEEKVSYRLHLCALCNDQRGYQDDDYWEHIHEDHDGFYLKCSECGDHFRSKKLQTDHALNQCKSRRTTDVPDLLVKQEFISLDLPMHVDRFDDCSGSNEESPKNPEEEPEGDNMEVEEKTMAELPSKAITDTKCPHCAKELHRAAALAVHVKDCHTPTKCDQCDLVFEGRSRMSYHKSKTHRTPKFVCPHCPKTFHLKSTYQPHLQAHLKADSYPCDICEKQCKDLRYLAQHYRRYHYPYAHFQKLFAALKAREQGDNTAMDEFKVENGAILKEQIKEEDTESESDGEPVSASDHKITCNSNLQDITDGKPCSTVGKTSKPVVLKPIGTVCPYCDKDFKNTKIVTGHIECCHEPIVCDVCGITSHGTTEARDHKTKIHAQKLFECVHCPKKLQSKTFYIVHLTKHLNDRKFSCQTCGHRYNKLDNLISHSSNFHKIENAWVKVHSTFKDCYLQDPELAFKHGLQKDHIALITGEPTTEQPLLDESYQPSTDKLIQSINPMQSNSPHPPKSAKTEPRCPHCDKTYSNRWRLQSHIDERHGPATSNTSKTALKCSHCTRVFYANWRLNAHFTECHLEVQCEICGESFAGKVQARYHRKKSHTDPQLQCPHCEDKFHLKVQLTRHLTKHVQDRNFPCEICGARFKDQHYLNNHIQRMHYWNEPTSAGDEGTSNVESLDKEAQSSQIEFVTIKQEMDES
- the LOC5578221 gene encoding zinc finger protein 729 isoform X3; protein product: MYCTFCKEGAAQLTPHHLCSSCVVHLEDCSHSNQVGQQTTGMVIIPKKEPIEEAECDACSGRFPEDDLPEHRAKCSTRLVFRCGLCSASYLSMEALWNHLDSHEEANGSKDSYCSEEKVSYRLHLCALCNDQRGYQDDDYWEHIHEDHDGFYLKCSECGDHFRSKKLQTDHALNQCKSRRTTDVPDLLVKQEFISLDLPMHVDRFDDCSGSNEESPKNPEEEPEGDNMEVEEKTMAELPSKAITDTKCPHCAKELHRAAALAVHVKDCHTPTKCDQCDLVFEGRSRMSYHKSKTHRTPKFVCPHCPKTFHLKSTYQPHLQAHLKADSYPCDICEKQCKDLRYLAQHYRRYHYPYAHFQKLFAALKAREQGDNTAMDEFKVENGAILKEQIKEEDTESESDGEPVSASDHKVRKNVSHITCNSNLQDITDGKPCSTVGKTSKPVVLKPIGTVCPYCDKDFKNTKIVTGHIECCHEPIVCDVCGITSHGTTEARDHKTKIHAQKLFECVHCPKKLQSKTFYIVHLTKHLNDRKFSCQTCGHRYNKLDNLISHSSNFHKIENAWVKVHSTFKDCYLQDPELAFKHGLQKDHIALITGEPTTEQPLLDESYQPSTDKLIQSINPMQSNSPHPPKSAKTEPRCPHCDKTYSNRWRLQSHIDERHGPATSNTSKTALKCSHCTRVFYANWRLNAHFTECHLEVQCEICGESFAGKVQARYHRKKSHTDPQLQCPHCEDKFHLKVQLTRHLTKHVQDRNFPCEICGARFKDQHYLNNHIQRMHYWNEPTSAGDEGTSNVESLDKEAQSSQIEFVTIKQEMDES
- the LOC5578221 gene encoding zinc finger protein 62 homolog isoform X2 — protein: MYCTFCKEGAAQLTPHHLCSSCVVHLEDCSHSNQVGQQTTGMVIIPKKEPIEEAECDACSGRFPEDDLPEHRAKCSTRLVFRCGLCSASYLSMEALWNHLDSHEEANGSKDSYCSEEKVSYRLHLCALCNDQRGYQDDDYWEHIHEDHDGFYLKCSECGDHFRSKKLQTDHALNQCKSRRTTDVPDLLVKQEFISLDLPMHVDRFDDCSGSNEESPKNPEEEPEGDNMEVEEKTMAELPSKAITDTKCPHCAKELHRAAALAVHVKDCHTPTKCDQCDLVFEGRSRMSYHKSKTHRTPKFVCPHCPKTFHLKSTYQPHLQAHLKADSYPCDICEKQCKDLRYLAQHYRRYHYPYAHFQKLFAALKAREQGDNTAMDEFKVENGAILKEQIKEEDTESESDGEPVSASDHKITCNSNLQDITDGKPCSTVGSISIKPPDDLKTSKPVVLKPIGTVCPYCDKDFKNTKIVTGHIECCHEPIVCDVCGITSHGTTEARDHKTKIHAQKLFECVHCPKKLQSKTFYIVHLTKHLNDRKFSCQTCGHRYNKLDNLISHSSNFHKIENAWVKVHSTFKDCYLQDPELAFKHGLQKDHIALITGEPTTEQPLLDESYQPSTDKLIQSINPMQSNSPHPPKSAKTEPRCPHCDKTYSNRWRLQSHIDERHGPATSNTSKTALKCSHCTRVFYANWRLNAHFTECHLEVQCEICGESFAGKVQARYHRKKSHTDPQLQCPHCEDKFHLKVQLTRHLTKHVQDRNFPCEICGARFKDQHYLNNHIQRMHYWNEPTSAGDEGTSNVESLDKEAQSSQIEFVTIKQEMDES